The following are encoded in a window of Onthophagus taurus isolate NC chromosome 3, IU_Otau_3.0, whole genome shotgun sequence genomic DNA:
- the LOC111417503 gene encoding protein unc-13 homolog 4B isoform X1 encodes MTQYLCIKLLSLSLNAYERNSRLNTMRDQCNSCKKLRRKASVKNFERRKCVRRIKNFEGIPARKPPQKKFRNFIPFNGIIENQLKVKMNPNRWFNKWIYRRIHPVQDNNTIQEIDGGFFETFGHLFREKSIYAAAKEKQEKETVAKEAADLEAVIENVPEIAETEEIPSSSDSEPEDQTLYISTALNIDELYVEMLYVIIHNVGCDVNYEVGQTALLSYIQDAFKIDNRKHQDLFDIAQKKEPPEMLLNIEVIEAKDLVSKDPNGLADPFVTLYLASNSSQRYNSSVKPTTLSPVWEEHFALPVPENPSDDTLCLEVWDFDPAETVGEKFGKFFDVKGVRGMRRLVKEIAVTATSGQHRNELIGRAQIPLSAIPASGMTMWYSLDKKNKITRQGVIKVRIAFSSEKNVHVAAQEHKHLLRILLLHELETSKVAPFWWCGSFSPQGNALITQHVAQSGLSTPDIALAQWIVYTNVHRTHPLSFDLFVDILEKLCKPIQYNSFEEEDLKLFWDATKKLIPTCLSMIRKIRKTNFKEKNQLKQVAKVLNVLGLISMLDPPENINELLENCVVKGAKDWFEHILENTQLVEDSDEAKMKRLVKIVQLVRTDLQKAIEYYDKMFHESLNFKYAKELYKIYQNKLTDLIEPEVKHVSETMARMPHVGFTNIKQVDTNQPMVVGTTLFELYLYIQRFVILGTDLCPTEHETFEIKNFYVWFYSAVAQWLDIALYKALQRIDKAVSLDKLVPVDAEMKISSSAIDSLSIFYQIKVFWQELNWPDVEGSYTFIAKIIDDICRCCVYYADRVSDAVEGMGDIKDVYEQRFQVTNEWCLAINNIDYVLQHLIPFTKEMEMEKIIEKLGDIKSPLEAQRCQHTLDTVIVNAVDTVKNKIIELLETVAEKMTPSMKRLLIEGAELFQQDCNSIDKVMRYLDDNLHTLHDQLNEENFSRILDIIFIYLNNILTDLIQSNLEKRRPPSFFSNLHETLKLMKHSFKLNDTEEECEQLKKTEHLLYLNGLETSELIHQVHLDLWKEQEKKDSNLGQLTIKCKFDNCELKIEVLNGKNLVAMDSNGSTDSFVRIHLLPEDKFTNVTKPKTQTQHKTLFPLYDEHFTLKLTTDQRNLENGLILFSCKDYDMLGYNNQYIGEAFMHFKDVPSNGVNSQQLVLYLHRPKTLDTDALKALEYRQGDKQAKEFLRRFKMRMNSPKSS; translated from the exons aatacAAGAAATCGATGGAGGATTTTTTGAGACGTTCGGACATttgtttcgagaaaaatcgATTTACGCCGCCGCcaaagaaaaacaagaaaaggaAACAGTCGCAAAGGAAGCTGCAGATTTAGAAGCGGTTATTGAGAATGTTCCGGAAATTGCTGAAACGGAAGAAATTCCATCCAGTTCTGATAGTGAACCGGAAGATCAAACTTTGTATATTTcgacagctttaaat ATAGACGAATTGTACGTGGAAATGTTATATGTTATCATCCACAACGTTGGATGCGATGTGAATTACGAGGTTGGGCAAACAGCTTTGTTATCGTACATCCAAGATGCTTTCAAGATCGATAACAGGAAGCACCAAGATTTATTCGATATCGCCCAAAAGAAAGAACCCCctgaaatgttattaaatatcGAAGTCATTGAAGCCAAAGATTTGGTTTCGAAAGATCCGAATGGGCTTGCCGATCCTTTTGTAACGCTTTACTTGGCTTCGAATTCTTCGCAACGTTATAATTCTTCTGTTAAACCAACTACGTTAAGTCCAGTTTGGGAAGAACATTTCGCTTT GCCAGTTCCAGAAAATCCATCCGATGATACACTATGCCTTGAAGTATGGGATTTTGACCCCGCCGAAACTGTCGGTGAAAAATTCGGGAAATTCTTCGACGTAAAAGGAGTTAGAGGAATGCGTAGACTCGTTAAAGAAATCGCTGTAACTGCTACTTCGGGGCAACATCGCAACGAATTAATCGGCCGCGCTCAAATCCCATTAAGCGCAATCCCCGCTTCCGGAATGACAATGTGGTATAGCTTAgataaaaagaacaaaataacCCGCCAAGGAGTAATCAAAGTACGAATAGCTTTCAGTTCAGAAAAAAACGTTCACGTCGCCGCCCAAGAACATAAACATCTCTTAAGAATCTTACTTTTACACGAATTAGAAACGTCGAAAGTGGCCCCATTTTGGTGGTGTGGCTCTTTTAGTCCTCAAGGAAATGCTTTAATAACCCAACACGTTGCGCAATCGGGATTATCAACTCCAGATATTGCTTTAGCACAATGGATCGTTTACACAAATGTGCACCGAACGCATCCGTTAAGTTTCGATTTATTCGTTGATATTTTAGAGAAGCTTTGCAAACCGATTCAGTATAATAGTTTTGAAGAGGAAGATTTAAAGTTGTTTTGGGACgcgacaaaaaaattaatcccGACTTGTTTGAGTATGATTCGAAAGATTCGCAAAAccaattttaaagaaaaaaatcagttGAAGCAGGTTGCGAAAGTTTTAAACGTTTTGGGGTTAATTTCTATGTTGGATCCTCCGGAAAATATTAACGagttattagaaaattgcGTCGTGAAGGGGGCGAAAGATTggtttgagcacattttggaaaatactCAGTTGGTGGAGGATAGTGATGAGGCGAAAATGAAACGGTTGGTTAAAATCGTTCAATTAGTTCGGACTGATTTACAGAAAGCCATTGAGTATTATGATAAGATGTTTCATga atcattaaattttaaatatgccaaagaattatacaagatttatcaaaataaactcACCGACCTCATCGAACCGGAAGTGAAACACGTCAGCGAAACAATGGCTAGGATGCCCCACGTTGGATTTACCAACATAAAACAAGTAGACACCAATCAACCTATGGTCGTTGGAACAACTTTATTCgaattatatttatacataCAAAGATTTGTAAT tttgggGACAGATCTTTGTCCAACGGAACACGAAACCttcgaaataaaaaacttttacgtcTGGTTTTACAGCGCCGTAGCGCAATGGCTCGATATCGCGCTTTACAAAGCTCTCCAACGCATCGATAAAGCCGTTAGTTTGGATAAATTAGTACCGGTCGATGCAGAAATGAAAATAAGCTCATCGGCTATTGATTCATTAAGCATTTTCtatcaaataaaagttttttggcaGGAATTAAATTGGCCCGACGTCGAAGGTTCTTACACGTTCATCGCGAAAATCATTGATGATATTTGCCGATGTTGCGTTTATTACGCGGATAGAGTTTCGGATGCCGTCGAAGGAATGGGCGATATAAAAGACGTTTACGAGCAACGATTTCAAGTAACCAACGAATGGTGTCTTGCCATCAACAATATCGATTACGTTTTGCAACATTTAATACCGTTCACAAAAGAAATGGAGATGGAGAAAATAATCGAGAAATTAGGTGACATTAAAAGCCCCTTAGAAGCGCAAAGATGCCAACACACTTTAGACACCGTTATTGTTAATGCAGTTGATaccgttaaaaataaaattattgagtTACTTGAAACCGTTGCGGAAaag atGACGCCATCAATGAAGCGACTTCTCATAGAAGGAGCAGAATTATTCCAACAAGATTGTAATAGCATCGATAAAGTAATGAGATATTTAGATGATAATTTGCACACACTTCACGATCAATTAAACGAAGAAAATTTTAGCCGCAttttagatattatttttatttatttaaataatatcttaacCGATTTAATACAATCCAACTTGGag aaacgACGACCACCATCGTTCTTCTCAAATTTACATGAAACGTTAAAACTAATGaaacattcttttaaattaaacgacACTGAAGAAGAATGcgaacaattaaaaaaaaccgaACATTTATTGTACTTAAATGGTTTAGAAACGTCCGAATTAATCCATCAAGTTCATTTAGATTTATGGaaagaacaagaaaaaaaagattCGAATTTGGGGCAGTTAACGATTAAgtgtaaatttgataattgcgagttaaaaattgaagttttAAATGGAAAGAACTTAGTGGCTATGGATTCTAATG gaTCAACAGATTCTTTTGTAAGAATTCATCTTTTACCTGAAGATAAATTCACGAATGTAACAAAACCAAAAACTCAAACTCaacataaaactttatttccaCTTTACGACGAACACTTTACGCT GAAATTGACTACCGATCAAAGAAATTTGGAAAAcggtttgattttatttagttGTAAAGATTACGATATGCTAGGTTACAACAATCAGTATATTGGAGAAGCTTTTATGCATTTTAAAGATGTTCCAAGTAATGGTGTTAATTCGCAACAATTAGTTTTGTATTTGCATAGACCAAAAACTTTAG atACGGATGCTTTAAAAGCTTTGGAATATAGACAAGGAGATAAACAGGCCAAAGAATTTCTTCGTAGATTTAAAATGCGCATGAACTCACCAAAATCatcttaa
- the LOC111417503 gene encoding protein unc-13 homolog 4B isoform X2 codes for MSEDFMIRAFENYQRHDSVEQEEHDKRIQEIDGGFFETFGHLFREKSIYAAAKEKQEKETVAKEAADLEAVIENVPEIAETEEIPSSSDSEPEDQTLYISTALNIDELYVEMLYVIIHNVGCDVNYEVGQTALLSYIQDAFKIDNRKHQDLFDIAQKKEPPEMLLNIEVIEAKDLVSKDPNGLADPFVTLYLASNSSQRYNSSVKPTTLSPVWEEHFALPVPENPSDDTLCLEVWDFDPAETVGEKFGKFFDVKGVRGMRRLVKEIAVTATSGQHRNELIGRAQIPLSAIPASGMTMWYSLDKKNKITRQGVIKVRIAFSSEKNVHVAAQEHKHLLRILLLHELETSKVAPFWWCGSFSPQGNALITQHVAQSGLSTPDIALAQWIVYTNVHRTHPLSFDLFVDILEKLCKPIQYNSFEEEDLKLFWDATKKLIPTCLSMIRKIRKTNFKEKNQLKQVAKVLNVLGLISMLDPPENINELLENCVVKGAKDWFEHILENTQLVEDSDEAKMKRLVKIVQLVRTDLQKAIEYYDKMFHESLNFKYAKELYKIYQNKLTDLIEPEVKHVSETMARMPHVGFTNIKQVDTNQPMVVGTTLFELYLYIQRFVILGTDLCPTEHETFEIKNFYVWFYSAVAQWLDIALYKALQRIDKAVSLDKLVPVDAEMKISSSAIDSLSIFYQIKVFWQELNWPDVEGSYTFIAKIIDDICRCCVYYADRVSDAVEGMGDIKDVYEQRFQVTNEWCLAINNIDYVLQHLIPFTKEMEMEKIIEKLGDIKSPLEAQRCQHTLDTVIVNAVDTVKNKIIELLETVAEKMTPSMKRLLIEGAELFQQDCNSIDKVMRYLDDNLHTLHDQLNEENFSRILDIIFIYLNNILTDLIQSNLEKRRPPSFFSNLHETLKLMKHSFKLNDTEEECEQLKKTEHLLYLNGLETSELIHQVHLDLWKEQEKKDSNLGQLTIKCKFDNCELKIEVLNGKNLVAMDSNGSTDSFVRIHLLPEDKFTNVTKPKTQTQHKTLFPLYDEHFTLKLTTDQRNLENGLILFSCKDYDMLGYNNQYIGEAFMHFKDVPSNGVNSQQLVLYLHRPKTLDTDALKALEYRQGDKQAKEFLRRFKMRMNSPKSS; via the exons aatacAAGAAATCGATGGAGGATTTTTTGAGACGTTCGGACATttgtttcgagaaaaatcgATTTACGCCGCCGCcaaagaaaaacaagaaaaggaAACAGTCGCAAAGGAAGCTGCAGATTTAGAAGCGGTTATTGAGAATGTTCCGGAAATTGCTGAAACGGAAGAAATTCCATCCAGTTCTGATAGTGAACCGGAAGATCAAACTTTGTATATTTcgacagctttaaat ATAGACGAATTGTACGTGGAAATGTTATATGTTATCATCCACAACGTTGGATGCGATGTGAATTACGAGGTTGGGCAAACAGCTTTGTTATCGTACATCCAAGATGCTTTCAAGATCGATAACAGGAAGCACCAAGATTTATTCGATATCGCCCAAAAGAAAGAACCCCctgaaatgttattaaatatcGAAGTCATTGAAGCCAAAGATTTGGTTTCGAAAGATCCGAATGGGCTTGCCGATCCTTTTGTAACGCTTTACTTGGCTTCGAATTCTTCGCAACGTTATAATTCTTCTGTTAAACCAACTACGTTAAGTCCAGTTTGGGAAGAACATTTCGCTTT GCCAGTTCCAGAAAATCCATCCGATGATACACTATGCCTTGAAGTATGGGATTTTGACCCCGCCGAAACTGTCGGTGAAAAATTCGGGAAATTCTTCGACGTAAAAGGAGTTAGAGGAATGCGTAGACTCGTTAAAGAAATCGCTGTAACTGCTACTTCGGGGCAACATCGCAACGAATTAATCGGCCGCGCTCAAATCCCATTAAGCGCAATCCCCGCTTCCGGAATGACAATGTGGTATAGCTTAgataaaaagaacaaaataacCCGCCAAGGAGTAATCAAAGTACGAATAGCTTTCAGTTCAGAAAAAAACGTTCACGTCGCCGCCCAAGAACATAAACATCTCTTAAGAATCTTACTTTTACACGAATTAGAAACGTCGAAAGTGGCCCCATTTTGGTGGTGTGGCTCTTTTAGTCCTCAAGGAAATGCTTTAATAACCCAACACGTTGCGCAATCGGGATTATCAACTCCAGATATTGCTTTAGCACAATGGATCGTTTACACAAATGTGCACCGAACGCATCCGTTAAGTTTCGATTTATTCGTTGATATTTTAGAGAAGCTTTGCAAACCGATTCAGTATAATAGTTTTGAAGAGGAAGATTTAAAGTTGTTTTGGGACgcgacaaaaaaattaatcccGACTTGTTTGAGTATGATTCGAAAGATTCGCAAAAccaattttaaagaaaaaaatcagttGAAGCAGGTTGCGAAAGTTTTAAACGTTTTGGGGTTAATTTCTATGTTGGATCCTCCGGAAAATATTAACGagttattagaaaattgcGTCGTGAAGGGGGCGAAAGATTggtttgagcacattttggaaaatactCAGTTGGTGGAGGATAGTGATGAGGCGAAAATGAAACGGTTGGTTAAAATCGTTCAATTAGTTCGGACTGATTTACAGAAAGCCATTGAGTATTATGATAAGATGTTTCATga atcattaaattttaaatatgccaaagaattatacaagatttatcaaaataaactcACCGACCTCATCGAACCGGAAGTGAAACACGTCAGCGAAACAATGGCTAGGATGCCCCACGTTGGATTTACCAACATAAAACAAGTAGACACCAATCAACCTATGGTCGTTGGAACAACTTTATTCgaattatatttatacataCAAAGATTTGTAAT tttgggGACAGATCTTTGTCCAACGGAACACGAAACCttcgaaataaaaaacttttacgtcTGGTTTTACAGCGCCGTAGCGCAATGGCTCGATATCGCGCTTTACAAAGCTCTCCAACGCATCGATAAAGCCGTTAGTTTGGATAAATTAGTACCGGTCGATGCAGAAATGAAAATAAGCTCATCGGCTATTGATTCATTAAGCATTTTCtatcaaataaaagttttttggcaGGAATTAAATTGGCCCGACGTCGAAGGTTCTTACACGTTCATCGCGAAAATCATTGATGATATTTGCCGATGTTGCGTTTATTACGCGGATAGAGTTTCGGATGCCGTCGAAGGAATGGGCGATATAAAAGACGTTTACGAGCAACGATTTCAAGTAACCAACGAATGGTGTCTTGCCATCAACAATATCGATTACGTTTTGCAACATTTAATACCGTTCACAAAAGAAATGGAGATGGAGAAAATAATCGAGAAATTAGGTGACATTAAAAGCCCCTTAGAAGCGCAAAGATGCCAACACACTTTAGACACCGTTATTGTTAATGCAGTTGATaccgttaaaaataaaattattgagtTACTTGAAACCGTTGCGGAAaag atGACGCCATCAATGAAGCGACTTCTCATAGAAGGAGCAGAATTATTCCAACAAGATTGTAATAGCATCGATAAAGTAATGAGATATTTAGATGATAATTTGCACACACTTCACGATCAATTAAACGAAGAAAATTTTAGCCGCAttttagatattatttttatttatttaaataatatcttaacCGATTTAATACAATCCAACTTGGag aaacgACGACCACCATCGTTCTTCTCAAATTTACATGAAACGTTAAAACTAATGaaacattcttttaaattaaacgacACTGAAGAAGAATGcgaacaattaaaaaaaaccgaACATTTATTGTACTTAAATGGTTTAGAAACGTCCGAATTAATCCATCAAGTTCATTTAGATTTATGGaaagaacaagaaaaaaaagattCGAATTTGGGGCAGTTAACGATTAAgtgtaaatttgataattgcgagttaaaaattgaagttttAAATGGAAAGAACTTAGTGGCTATGGATTCTAATG gaTCAACAGATTCTTTTGTAAGAATTCATCTTTTACCTGAAGATAAATTCACGAATGTAACAAAACCAAAAACTCAAACTCaacataaaactttatttccaCTTTACGACGAACACTTTACGCT GAAATTGACTACCGATCAAAGAAATTTGGAAAAcggtttgattttatttagttGTAAAGATTACGATATGCTAGGTTACAACAATCAGTATATTGGAGAAGCTTTTATGCATTTTAAAGATGTTCCAAGTAATGGTGTTAATTCGCAACAATTAGTTTTGTATTTGCATAGACCAAAAACTTTAG atACGGATGCTTTAAAAGCTTTGGAATATAGACAAGGAGATAAACAGGCCAAAGAATTTCTTCGTAGATTTAAAATGCGCATGAACTCACCAAAATCatcttaa
- the LOC111417503 gene encoding protein unc-13 homolog 4B isoform X4, producing MNRIKNKWMYFTKRIQEIDGGFFETFGHLFREKSIYAAAKEKQEKETVAKEAADLEAVIENVPEIAETEEIPSSSDSEPEDQTLYISTALNIDELYVEMLYVIIHNVGCDVNYEVGQTALLSYIQDAFKIDNRKHQDLFDIAQKKEPPEMLLNIEVIEAKDLVSKDPNGLADPFVTLYLASNSSQRYNSSVKPTTLSPVWEEHFALPVPENPSDDTLCLEVWDFDPAETVGEKFGKFFDVKGVRGMRRLVKEIAVTATSGQHRNELIGRAQIPLSAIPASGMTMWYSLDKKNKITRQGVIKVRIAFSSEKNVHVAAQEHKHLLRILLLHELETSKVAPFWWCGSFSPQGNALITQHVAQSGLSTPDIALAQWIVYTNVHRTHPLSFDLFVDILEKLCKPIQYNSFEEEDLKLFWDATKKLIPTCLSMIRKIRKTNFKEKNQLKQVAKVLNVLGLISMLDPPENINELLENCVVKGAKDWFEHILENTQLVEDSDEAKMKRLVKIVQLVRTDLQKAIEYYDKMFHESLNFKYAKELYKIYQNKLTDLIEPEVKHVSETMARMPHVGFTNIKQVDTNQPMVVGTTLFELYLYIQRFVILGTDLCPTEHETFEIKNFYVWFYSAVAQWLDIALYKALQRIDKAVSLDKLVPVDAEMKISSSAIDSLSIFYQIKVFWQELNWPDVEGSYTFIAKIIDDICRCCVYYADRVSDAVEGMGDIKDVYEQRFQVTNEWCLAINNIDYVLQHLIPFTKEMEMEKIIEKLGDIKSPLEAQRCQHTLDTVIVNAVDTVKNKIIELLETVAEKMTPSMKRLLIEGAELFQQDCNSIDKVMRYLDDNLHTLHDQLNEENFSRILDIIFIYLNNILTDLIQSNLEKRRPPSFFSNLHETLKLMKHSFKLNDTEEECEQLKKTEHLLYLNGLETSELIHQVHLDLWKEQEKKDSNLGQLTIKCKFDNCELKIEVLNGKNLVAMDSNGSTDSFVRIHLLPEDKFTNVTKPKTQTQHKTLFPLYDEHFTLKLTTDQRNLENGLILFSCKDYDMLGYNNQYIGEAFMHFKDVPSNGVNSQQLVLYLHRPKTLDTDALKALEYRQGDKQAKEFLRRFKMRMNSPKSS from the exons aatacAAGAAATCGATGGAGGATTTTTTGAGACGTTCGGACATttgtttcgagaaaaatcgATTTACGCCGCCGCcaaagaaaaacaagaaaaggaAACAGTCGCAAAGGAAGCTGCAGATTTAGAAGCGGTTATTGAGAATGTTCCGGAAATTGCTGAAACGGAAGAAATTCCATCCAGTTCTGATAGTGAACCGGAAGATCAAACTTTGTATATTTcgacagctttaaat ATAGACGAATTGTACGTGGAAATGTTATATGTTATCATCCACAACGTTGGATGCGATGTGAATTACGAGGTTGGGCAAACAGCTTTGTTATCGTACATCCAAGATGCTTTCAAGATCGATAACAGGAAGCACCAAGATTTATTCGATATCGCCCAAAAGAAAGAACCCCctgaaatgttattaaatatcGAAGTCATTGAAGCCAAAGATTTGGTTTCGAAAGATCCGAATGGGCTTGCCGATCCTTTTGTAACGCTTTACTTGGCTTCGAATTCTTCGCAACGTTATAATTCTTCTGTTAAACCAACTACGTTAAGTCCAGTTTGGGAAGAACATTTCGCTTT GCCAGTTCCAGAAAATCCATCCGATGATACACTATGCCTTGAAGTATGGGATTTTGACCCCGCCGAAACTGTCGGTGAAAAATTCGGGAAATTCTTCGACGTAAAAGGAGTTAGAGGAATGCGTAGACTCGTTAAAGAAATCGCTGTAACTGCTACTTCGGGGCAACATCGCAACGAATTAATCGGCCGCGCTCAAATCCCATTAAGCGCAATCCCCGCTTCCGGAATGACAATGTGGTATAGCTTAgataaaaagaacaaaataacCCGCCAAGGAGTAATCAAAGTACGAATAGCTTTCAGTTCAGAAAAAAACGTTCACGTCGCCGCCCAAGAACATAAACATCTCTTAAGAATCTTACTTTTACACGAATTAGAAACGTCGAAAGTGGCCCCATTTTGGTGGTGTGGCTCTTTTAGTCCTCAAGGAAATGCTTTAATAACCCAACACGTTGCGCAATCGGGATTATCAACTCCAGATATTGCTTTAGCACAATGGATCGTTTACACAAATGTGCACCGAACGCATCCGTTAAGTTTCGATTTATTCGTTGATATTTTAGAGAAGCTTTGCAAACCGATTCAGTATAATAGTTTTGAAGAGGAAGATTTAAAGTTGTTTTGGGACgcgacaaaaaaattaatcccGACTTGTTTGAGTATGATTCGAAAGATTCGCAAAAccaattttaaagaaaaaaatcagttGAAGCAGGTTGCGAAAGTTTTAAACGTTTTGGGGTTAATTTCTATGTTGGATCCTCCGGAAAATATTAACGagttattagaaaattgcGTCGTGAAGGGGGCGAAAGATTggtttgagcacattttggaaaatactCAGTTGGTGGAGGATAGTGATGAGGCGAAAATGAAACGGTTGGTTAAAATCGTTCAATTAGTTCGGACTGATTTACAGAAAGCCATTGAGTATTATGATAAGATGTTTCATga atcattaaattttaaatatgccaaagaattatacaagatttatcaaaataaactcACCGACCTCATCGAACCGGAAGTGAAACACGTCAGCGAAACAATGGCTAGGATGCCCCACGTTGGATTTACCAACATAAAACAAGTAGACACCAATCAACCTATGGTCGTTGGAACAACTTTATTCgaattatatttatacataCAAAGATTTGTAAT tttgggGACAGATCTTTGTCCAACGGAACACGAAACCttcgaaataaaaaacttttacgtcTGGTTTTACAGCGCCGTAGCGCAATGGCTCGATATCGCGCTTTACAAAGCTCTCCAACGCATCGATAAAGCCGTTAGTTTGGATAAATTAGTACCGGTCGATGCAGAAATGAAAATAAGCTCATCGGCTATTGATTCATTAAGCATTTTCtatcaaataaaagttttttggcaGGAATTAAATTGGCCCGACGTCGAAGGTTCTTACACGTTCATCGCGAAAATCATTGATGATATTTGCCGATGTTGCGTTTATTACGCGGATAGAGTTTCGGATGCCGTCGAAGGAATGGGCGATATAAAAGACGTTTACGAGCAACGATTTCAAGTAACCAACGAATGGTGTCTTGCCATCAACAATATCGATTACGTTTTGCAACATTTAATACCGTTCACAAAAGAAATGGAGATGGAGAAAATAATCGAGAAATTAGGTGACATTAAAAGCCCCTTAGAAGCGCAAAGATGCCAACACACTTTAGACACCGTTATTGTTAATGCAGTTGATaccgttaaaaataaaattattgagtTACTTGAAACCGTTGCGGAAaag atGACGCCATCAATGAAGCGACTTCTCATAGAAGGAGCAGAATTATTCCAACAAGATTGTAATAGCATCGATAAAGTAATGAGATATTTAGATGATAATTTGCACACACTTCACGATCAATTAAACGAAGAAAATTTTAGCCGCAttttagatattatttttatttatttaaataatatcttaacCGATTTAATACAATCCAACTTGGag aaacgACGACCACCATCGTTCTTCTCAAATTTACATGAAACGTTAAAACTAATGaaacattcttttaaattaaacgacACTGAAGAAGAATGcgaacaattaaaaaaaaccgaACATTTATTGTACTTAAATGGTTTAGAAACGTCCGAATTAATCCATCAAGTTCATTTAGATTTATGGaaagaacaagaaaaaaaagattCGAATTTGGGGCAGTTAACGATTAAgtgtaaatttgataattgcgagttaaaaattgaagttttAAATGGAAAGAACTTAGTGGCTATGGATTCTAATG gaTCAACAGATTCTTTTGTAAGAATTCATCTTTTACCTGAAGATAAATTCACGAATGTAACAAAACCAAAAACTCAAACTCaacataaaactttatttccaCTTTACGACGAACACTTTACGCT GAAATTGACTACCGATCAAAGAAATTTGGAAAAcggtttgattttatttagttGTAAAGATTACGATATGCTAGGTTACAACAATCAGTATATTGGAGAAGCTTTTATGCATTTTAAAGATGTTCCAAGTAATGGTGTTAATTCGCAACAATTAGTTTTGTATTTGCATAGACCAAAAACTTTAG atACGGATGCTTTAAAAGCTTTGGAATATAGACAAGGAGATAAACAGGCCAAAGAATTTCTTCGTAGATTTAAAATGCGCATGAACTCACCAAAATCatcttaa